In one window of Opitutus sp. GAS368 DNA:
- a CDS encoding M2 family metallopeptidase — translation MIRVTSPLRGAAVAVLLAAAVSFAADANPTQERADRFLALTNSTYQALSKITGNAQWDALTDVSPLHDAVAETAGQAYAAFNGNPDLINEAKALLLHRSELNALTIRELEQLLLNAAEGPMTNPKLVTDRIAAEVAQASTLNGFEFKLDGKPATVNEIDNLLQSNDTPLDRRLAVWLASKESGKALKEGLIKLRGLRNGVAQELDYPDYFALQVAGYGMTTDEMVKMNDDFMRDLRPLYLQLHTWAKYKLAEKFHQPVPNRIPAHWLNNRWAQEWDGMAEGADLTPFFKNRSPEWIAQSAEKFYVGLGFPALPKSFWEKSDLYPVPAGDKRKKNTHASAWHVDLIKDLRSLQSIESNPWWFMTAHHEFGHIYYFMGYTRDEVPMLLRTGANPAFHEGFGELTALAASMAPYLKSVGVLPTDYKVDPTAFLLANAVNSGGVPFIFWSSGVMTHWEADVYAKNLPAGEWNKRWWQYVRDFQGVEPPSERGEEWCDAATKTHINDTPCYYYSYAIAQVFKYQLNDYIAKKILHQPPQACNYAGNKQVGDFLRSIMEKGKTEDWRKILKEATGEELSTRAMVEYYAPLMQWLQEQNKGRKIGWE, via the coding sequence ATGATTCGCGTTACATCCCCCCTCCGCGGTGCCGCCGTTGCGGTGCTGCTCGCGGCCGCTGTTTCCTTCGCCGCCGATGCCAACCCCACGCAGGAACGGGCCGACCGTTTCCTTGCCCTCACCAACTCGACCTACCAGGCGCTGAGCAAGATCACGGGCAACGCCCAGTGGGACGCCCTCACCGACGTCTCGCCGCTGCATGACGCCGTGGCCGAGACCGCCGGCCAGGCTTACGCCGCTTTCAACGGCAACCCGGACCTAATCAACGAGGCCAAGGCCCTGCTCCTCCACCGCAGCGAGCTCAATGCCCTCACCATCCGCGAGCTCGAGCAGCTCCTGCTCAACGCCGCCGAGGGCCCGATGACCAACCCCAAGCTCGTCACCGACCGCATCGCCGCCGAGGTCGCGCAGGCCTCCACGCTCAACGGCTTCGAGTTCAAGCTCGACGGAAAGCCCGCCACGGTGAACGAAATCGACAACCTCCTCCAGTCGAACGACACCCCCCTCGACCGGCGCCTCGCGGTCTGGCTGGCGTCCAAGGAATCCGGCAAGGCCCTCAAGGAGGGCCTCATCAAGCTGCGCGGCCTGCGCAACGGCGTCGCGCAGGAGCTCGATTACCCCGACTATTTCGCGCTGCAGGTCGCCGGCTACGGCATGACGACCGACGAAATGGTGAAGATGAACGACGACTTCATGCGCGACCTGCGCCCGCTCTACCTGCAGCTCCACACCTGGGCGAAATACAAGCTCGCCGAGAAGTTCCACCAGCCCGTGCCGAACCGCATCCCGGCGCACTGGCTCAACAACCGCTGGGCGCAGGAATGGGATGGCATGGCCGAAGGTGCCGACCTCACGCCGTTCTTCAAGAACCGCTCGCCGGAGTGGATCGCACAGAGCGCCGAGAAATTCTACGTCGGCCTCGGCTTTCCCGCATTGCCAAAGTCGTTCTGGGAAAAGTCCGACCTCTACCCCGTGCCCGCCGGCGACAAGCGCAAGAAGAACACCCACGCCTCCGCGTGGCACGTCGACCTCATCAAGGACCTGCGCTCGCTGCAGAGCATCGAATCCAACCCGTGGTGGTTCATGACGGCGCACCATGAGTTCGGCCACATCTACTACTTCATGGGCTACACCCGCGACGAGGTCCCCATGCTGCTGCGCACCGGGGCCAACCCGGCCTTCCACGAGGGCTTCGGCGAACTGACCGCCCTGGCGGCCAGCATGGCGCCCTACCTGAAGTCGGTCGGCGTGCTGCCCACCGATTACAAGGTGGACCCGACCGCGTTCCTGCTCGCCAACGCCGTCAACTCCGGCGGCGTGCCGTTCATCTTCTGGTCCTCCGGCGTCATGACGCACTGGGAGGCCGACGTCTACGCCAAGAACCTGCCCGCCGGCGAATGGAACAAGCGCTGGTGGCAGTATGTGCGCGACTTTCAGGGCGTCGAACCCCCGAGCGAGCGCGGCGAGGAGTGGTGCGACGCGGCGACGAAGACACACATCAACGACACGCCCTGCTACTATTACAGCTACGCCATCGCGCAGGTCTTCAAATACCAGTTGAACGACTACATCGCCAAAAAGATCCTCCACCAGCCGCCGCAGGCCTGCAATTACGCCGGCAACAAGCAGGTCGGCGACTTCCTCCGCTCGATCATGGAGAAGGGCAAGACCGAGGACTGGCGCAAGATCCTCAAGGAGGCCACCGGCGAGGAGCTGAGCACGCGCGCCATGGTGGAATACTACGCCCCGCTGATGCAGTGGCTGCAGGAGCAGAACAAGGGCCGCAAGATCGGCTGGGAGTGA
- a CDS encoding ABC transporter permease yields the protein MIAHLDRKLLRDLARLKGQAAAVSLVMACGLAMLIMARSLIHSLESTRAEYYQTNHFAEIFASLKRAPNDLGARLAAVPGVATVQTDLALPVTLDLPGVAEPASGLVRSLPDFGAPELNRLFLRRGRWLSSGARDEVLVGEAFASANGLNPGDTLAMLLRGRREVFHVAGIVLSPEYIFESRPGAALPDSRTYGIFWMPYKEVATAGDLYGAFNHVSLTLAPGANEPEVIAGIDRLLRPYGGLGAYGRKDHPSHIRVSDEIRVLTILSVGFPSIFLSVAAFMTNAVLSRLLALQREQIAILKAFGFTNRAIVVHYLKFAFVMVAAGVIFGLLGGIALGHKLVVMYELFFRFPDLAFRLDGHAVAIALGVGLGAVTLGVFSSVRQAAKLPPAEAMRPEPPASFRPAFIERTALRRLLSHSFRIAVRNLERRPVQALFTVAGLALATALLILPNTFKAGIADILDFKWDVNQRQDLNLSLIEPSSARLAHELAQLPGVTSLEPARFAAVRIHFQGRSRQIALRSLIPGAMHSRAVDDRQREIPPPTDGLIVSAKLAEVLGAKPGDLLVIEALEGRRPVMTVPLVGLAEDFTGIAAYMELHAINRFLGEGDVITGASLGLDMSRRAEFLVALKGIPRVSTVAIKETMRKSFRETTAQMMGLIQSIYLMFSVVVAFGVIYNNARISLAERARELATLRVVGMTQREVGAIIVIELVILAALAVPLGLALGTGFATVIVTSVNTETVRLPLVFTSYTYSFAVVVVTTASILSALVVLRKLKQLDLIATLKAPE from the coding sequence ATGATCGCCCACCTCGACCGCAAGCTCCTCCGCGACCTGGCGCGCCTCAAGGGCCAGGCCGCCGCGGTGTCGCTGGTCATGGCCTGCGGCCTCGCCATGCTCATCATGGCCCGCAGCCTCATCCACTCCCTGGAGTCGACGCGCGCCGAGTATTACCAGACCAACCACTTCGCCGAGATCTTCGCCTCGCTGAAGCGCGCGCCCAATGACCTTGGCGCCCGTCTCGCCGCCGTGCCCGGCGTCGCCACTGTGCAGACCGACCTCGCGCTGCCGGTCACGCTTGACCTGCCCGGCGTGGCCGAGCCCGCCAGCGGCCTCGTGCGCTCGCTGCCGGACTTCGGCGCGCCCGAGCTGAACCGCCTCTTCCTCCGCCGCGGCCGCTGGCTCAGCTCCGGCGCCCGCGACGAGGTGCTCGTCGGCGAGGCCTTCGCCTCGGCCAACGGCCTCAACCCCGGCGACACGCTCGCCATGCTCCTGCGCGGCCGGCGTGAGGTGTTCCATGTCGCGGGCATCGTTCTCTCGCCCGAATACATCTTCGAGTCGCGGCCGGGCGCCGCCCTGCCCGACAGCCGCACCTACGGCATCTTCTGGATGCCCTACAAGGAGGTCGCCACCGCGGGCGACCTCTACGGTGCGTTCAACCATGTCTCGCTCACGCTCGCGCCGGGCGCGAACGAGCCGGAGGTGATCGCCGGGATCGACCGCCTCCTGCGCCCCTACGGCGGGCTCGGTGCCTACGGCCGCAAGGACCACCCGTCGCACATCCGCGTATCCGACGAGATCCGCGTGCTGACCATCCTCTCCGTCGGCTTCCCCAGCATCTTCCTGAGCGTGGCCGCGTTCATGACCAACGCCGTGCTCTCGCGGCTGCTCGCCCTGCAGCGCGAGCAGATCGCCATCCTCAAGGCCTTCGGCTTCACCAACCGCGCGATCGTCGTCCACTACCTGAAGTTCGCGTTCGTGATGGTCGCGGCCGGCGTGATCTTCGGCCTGCTCGGCGGCATCGCGCTCGGGCACAAGCTGGTGGTCATGTATGAGCTGTTCTTTCGCTTTCCCGACCTGGCCTTCCGGCTCGACGGCCACGCGGTGGCCATCGCCCTCGGCGTCGGGCTCGGCGCCGTCACGCTGGGCGTCTTCAGCTCTGTCCGGCAGGCCGCGAAGCTCCCGCCCGCCGAGGCCATGCGGCCCGAGCCGCCGGCCAGCTTCCGGCCGGCGTTCATTGAGCGCACCGCCCTGCGCCGCCTCCTCTCGCACTCCTTCCGCATCGCCGTCCGCAACCTCGAGCGCCGGCCGGTCCAGGCGCTGTTCACCGTCGCCGGTCTGGCGCTGGCCACCGCGCTGCTGATCCTGCCCAACACCTTCAAGGCCGGCATCGCCGACATCCTCGACTTCAAGTGGGACGTCAACCAGCGGCAGGATCTCAACCTCAGTCTGATCGAACCGTCGTCGGCGCGGCTCGCGCACGAGCTGGCCCAGCTGCCGGGCGTCACCAGCCTCGAGCCGGCGCGCTTCGCGGCGGTCCGCATCCACTTCCAGGGCCGCAGCCGCCAGATCGCGCTGCGCAGCCTGATTCCCGGCGCGATGCACAGTCGCGCGGTTGACGACCGGCAGCGCGAGATCCCGCCGCCGACCGACGGCCTGATCGTCTCGGCCAAGCTCGCCGAGGTCCTCGGCGCGAAGCCGGGCGACCTGCTGGTCATCGAAGCGCTCGAGGGCCGGCGGCCGGTCATGACCGTGCCGCTGGTCGGCCTCGCGGAGGATTTCACGGGCATCGCCGCCTACATGGAGCTGCACGCCATCAACCGCTTCCTCGGTGAGGGCGACGTCATCACCGGCGCCAGCCTCGGGCTCGACATGTCCAGGCGCGCGGAGTTTCTGGTCGCCCTGAAGGGGATCCCGCGCGTCAGCACCGTCGCGATCAAAGAGACCATGCGGAAAAGCTTCCGCGAGACCACCGCCCAGATGATGGGGCTCATCCAGAGCATTTACCTGATGTTCTCCGTCGTCGTCGCGTTCGGCGTCATCTACAACAATGCCCGTATCTCGCTGGCCGAGCGGGCGCGCGAGCTGGCCACGCTCCGGGTCGTCGGCATGACGCAACGCGAGGTCGGCGCCATCATCGTGATCGAGCTGGTCATTCTCGCCGCCCTCGCCGTGCCGCTCGGCCTCGCGCTCGGCACGGGCTTTGCCACCGTGATTGTCACGTCCGTCAACACCGAGACGGTGCGCCTGCCGCTGGTCTTCACCAGTTACACCTATTCCTTCGCGGTCGTGGTCGTCACCACGGCGTCCATCCTCTCCGCCCTGGTGGTCCTGCGCAAACTCAAGCAACTGGACCTCATCGCCACGCTCAAGGCGCCGGAGTGA
- a CDS encoding TIR domain-containing protein translates to MADQTRPGGAVFLSYAREDAEAARRIAEALRAFGVEVWFDLSELRGGDAWDQKIRRQIKECALFIPLISSHSQAREEGYFRREWKLAVDRTHDMAENRAFIVPVIIDATRESDANVPDQFLKAHCTRLANGEPTPQFVEQVKRLLQAPRSAEAGTPSAAPRAVQMASAPARSGVSPLTIALGVVVLALVAFVFLRPAAKPEPVPPPAAPASAVAVKPPEPSTAPAFAPDAKSIAVLPFVNMSTDADQGFFADGLAEELLNLLAKIPALQVTSRSSAFSYKGKDFKLAQVARELNVAHILEGSVRKSGNRLRITAQLIDARTDTHLWSETYDRSLDDIFAVQDEIAAAVAGQLKLTLLGEAPKTKAANPKAYALFLQARQLSHQLTREGLQQAVALYQQALAIDLNLVAAWNGLAECYMVQADFGQRSNEEGYRLAREAAQKAIALDPNSAGGYALLGINLAAYGDLPAAAASFAHALALEPANTDIITVAMKFARGLGRYEQIIALGEYVVAHDPLNTLAHATLGGAYIRAGRYDDGMASMETALRLAPGRSLAYYTIAITQVQKGDPQAALAAIQKEPGGSWRLDGSAIIYYALGRKAESDAALAELIKNYEKEAAWNIAYVYAFRGEADRAFEWLEKAIVYRDPGLSLTAVQPQFANLRSDPRWLPFLRRIGVAPEQLAAIKFDVKLPAK, encoded by the coding sequence ATGGCCGACCAAACACGCCCGGGCGGTGCCGTCTTCCTGTCCTACGCCCGCGAGGATGCCGAGGCCGCCCGGCGCATCGCCGAGGCTCTCCGCGCCTTCGGTGTGGAGGTCTGGTTCGACCTAAGCGAACTGCGCGGCGGCGACGCGTGGGACCAGAAGATCCGCCGCCAGATCAAGGAGTGCGCGCTGTTCATCCCGCTTATTTCCTCCCACTCCCAGGCTCGCGAAGAGGGCTATTTCCGGCGTGAATGGAAACTGGCGGTGGATCGCACCCACGACATGGCGGAGAACCGCGCCTTCATCGTCCCCGTTATCATCGACGCCACCCGGGAATCCGACGCCAACGTGCCCGACCAGTTTCTCAAGGCGCACTGCACCCGGCTGGCCAACGGCGAACCCACGCCGCAGTTTGTCGAGCAGGTGAAGCGGCTGCTCCAGGCGCCACGTTCCGCCGAAGCGGGCACCCCGTCTGCTGCGCCGCGCGCGGTGCAAATGGCGAGCGCGCCCGCCCGGTCCGGTGTCTCCCCTTTGACCATCGCGCTCGGCGTGGTCGTCCTCGCGCTCGTCGCCTTCGTCTTCCTGCGGCCCGCGGCCAAGCCCGAGCCGGTCCCGCCGCCCGCGGCTCCGGCCTCTGCCGTCGCAGTCAAGCCGCCGGAACCATCGACCGCCCCGGCCTTCGCACCCGACGCAAAATCCATCGCCGTGCTGCCTTTCGTCAACATGAGCACGGACGCCGACCAGGGATTCTTCGCCGACGGGCTCGCCGAGGAACTGCTGAACCTGCTCGCCAAGATCCCCGCGTTGCAGGTGACCTCGCGCAGCTCGGCGTTTTCCTACAAGGGCAAGGACTTCAAGCTCGCCCAGGTGGCGCGGGAGCTCAACGTCGCGCACATCCTCGAGGGCTCCGTGCGCAAGTCCGGCAACCGGCTGCGCATCACGGCCCAGCTGATCGACGCCCGAACCGACACCCACCTCTGGTCGGAAACCTACGACCGTTCGCTGGACGACATCTTCGCCGTGCAGGACGAGATCGCCGCCGCGGTGGCCGGGCAACTCAAGCTCACACTCCTCGGCGAAGCGCCCAAGACCAAGGCCGCCAATCCCAAGGCCTACGCCCTGTTCCTGCAGGCCCGCCAACTGAGCCACCAGCTGACGCGCGAGGGCCTTCAGCAGGCCGTCGCGCTCTACCAGCAGGCGTTGGCCATCGACCTCAACCTGGTCGCCGCCTGGAACGGGCTGGCTGAATGTTACATGGTGCAGGCCGATTTCGGGCAGCGCTCCAACGAGGAGGGTTACCGTCTGGCCCGCGAGGCCGCGCAAAAGGCCATTGCCCTCGATCCGAACTCGGCGGGGGGGTATGCGCTCCTCGGCATCAACCTTGCCGCCTACGGCGATCTGCCGGCGGCCGCGGCCTCCTTTGCCCACGCGCTGGCCTTGGAGCCGGCCAATACCGACATCATAACGGTCGCCATGAAATTTGCCCGGGGCCTCGGCCGCTACGAACAGATCATCGCCCTCGGGGAATATGTCGTCGCCCACGATCCGCTGAACACCCTGGCGCATGCCACGCTCGGGGGCGCCTACATCCGCGCGGGACGTTACGACGATGGCATGGCTTCGATGGAAACCGCCCTGCGTCTGGCACCGGGCCGGAGCCTGGCCTACTATACTATCGCCATTACCCAGGTGCAGAAGGGAGATCCCCAGGCGGCGCTGGCCGCCATCCAGAAGGAACCCGGCGGATCGTGGCGCTTGGATGGCTCGGCGATCATCTATTACGCGCTCGGCCGGAAGGCCGAATCCGACGCGGCGCTGGCCGAACTGATCAAGAACTACGAAAAGGAGGCCGCCTGGAACATCGCCTACGTGTATGCTTTCCGCGGCGAGGCGGATCGTGCCTTCGAGTGGCTGGAGAAGGCGATCGTCTACCGCGACCCCGGACTGAGCCTGACCGCGGTGCAGCCGCAGTTCGCCAACCTCCGCTCGGACCCGCGCTGGCTGCCGTTCCTGCGCCGGATCGGCGTCGCCCCGGAGCAACTGGCCGCGATCAAGTTCGACGTCAAGCTGCCGGCGAAGTGA
- a CDS encoding efflux RND transporter periplasmic adaptor subunit has product MNQSPSPTRRLRWLPYVLGVGLVVALGFGLRPRPAPVETALATSGPLRATVSEEGKTRIKQRYVVSSPVTGQLRRVPFKPGAAIAAGDVVAVIEPMAASPLDPRSRALAEARRDSAVAALEQTRAAHALAINDLKRAQAMFDTGTLAPQDLDAAKIRETVAAREVVAAEGALRAAETELAVNNPAAAPALVEVRAPVAGRVLHVFQESERPVTAGTPLLDAGDPADLEVVIELLSRDGAALAPGARVALEQWGGPKPLDARVRLVEPAAFTKISALGVEEQRVNVVADIITPLTERPTLGDNFRVEARVIVWESEQVLKVPVSALFRRGGESAAYVVRGGRAVLVPVEAGRSSGSEVQVLKGLTAGDEVILYPGDRVSDGQRVQPVKI; this is encoded by the coding sequence ATGAATCAGTCTCCTTCTCCCACCCGTCGGCTCCGCTGGCTGCCTTATGTCCTCGGCGTCGGGCTGGTCGTCGCCCTCGGCTTCGGCCTGCGCCCGCGTCCCGCCCCGGTCGAGACCGCGCTCGCCACGTCCGGCCCGCTGCGCGCCACCGTCAGCGAGGAGGGCAAGACGCGCATCAAGCAGCGCTACGTCGTGTCCTCGCCGGTCACCGGCCAGCTGCGCCGCGTGCCCTTCAAGCCCGGTGCCGCGATCGCCGCCGGCGATGTCGTCGCCGTCATCGAACCGATGGCCGCCTCGCCGCTCGACCCCCGCAGCCGCGCCCTGGCCGAGGCGCGCCGCGATTCCGCCGTCGCCGCGCTGGAGCAGACCCGCGCGGCCCACGCCCTGGCCATCAACGACCTCAAGCGGGCCCAGGCCATGTTCGACACCGGCACGCTGGCGCCGCAGGATCTCGATGCGGCCAAGATCCGCGAGACGGTCGCCGCCCGCGAGGTCGTCGCGGCCGAGGGCGCGTTGCGCGCCGCCGAGACCGAGCTGGCCGTCAACAATCCGGCCGCCGCCCCGGCGCTGGTCGAGGTGCGGGCACCCGTCGCCGGCCGGGTGCTGCATGTCTTCCAGGAGAGCGAACGCCCGGTCACCGCCGGCACACCGTTGCTGGACGCGGGCGACCCGGCCGACCTCGAGGTCGTCATCGAGCTGCTCTCCCGCGACGGCGCCGCCCTGGCGCCCGGCGCCCGCGTGGCGCTGGAGCAATGGGGCGGCCCGAAGCCGCTCGACGCCCGCGTGCGGCTGGTCGAGCCCGCGGCCTTCACCAAGATCTCCGCCCTCGGCGTCGAGGAACAGCGCGTCAACGTCGTGGCCGACATCATCACGCCGTTGACCGAGCGCCCGACGCTGGGCGACAACTTCCGCGTCGAGGCCCGCGTCATCGTCTGGGAAAGCGAACAGGTGCTGAAGGTGCCGGTGTCGGCGCTCTTCCGCCGGGGCGGCGAATCCGCCGCCTATGTCGTGCGCGGCGGCCGGGCCGTGCTCGTGCCGGTCGAGGCCGGACGCTCCAGCGGCTCCGAGGTGCAGGTGCTCAAGGGCCTCACCGCCGGCGACGAGGTCATCCTCTACCCCGGCGACCGCGTGTCCGACGGCCAACGGGTGCAGCCGGTGAAGATTTAG
- a CDS encoding lactonase family protein, with protein sequence MPSLRRVLLTFTLTLTSTMSAASQLIFLGTYTPKDGASKGIYAVRLDSVTGALSEPVVAAETPNPTFLTWRPDHRVLYALGEGPGPDGQTSAGVAAFAFDGTTQKLALLNRRGAGGSGGTTMLATDATGKMLVTVSYGGGYLASFPLAADGRLGARTSLIAHAGPPGPNKVRQDKPHPHSVTISPDNRFAFIADLGLDRVFAYQLDPATATLTPHDPAFITTPPGTGPRHTKFSRDGRFFYILNEIDGSISVCTYDAARGAGTPIQHISTLPAGFQVTDPDRAAEIRIHPNGRFVYASNRGHESIAVFAVQADGTLKLVEITPCGGKHPRNFELSPDGRWLVCANMNSNNLVSFKVDAGTGRLTSTGSTVTVPQPVCVLFAP encoded by the coding sequence ATGCCCTCCCTCCGTCGCGTTCTCCTCACTTTCACCCTCACCCTCACTTCCACCATGTCCGCCGCCAGCCAGCTCATCTTCCTCGGCACCTATACCCCCAAGGACGGCGCCAGCAAGGGCATCTACGCCGTGCGGCTCGACTCCGTCACCGGCGCCCTCAGCGAACCGGTCGTCGCGGCCGAGACGCCGAACCCGACCTTCCTCACCTGGCGCCCCGACCACCGCGTGCTCTACGCGCTTGGCGAGGGCCCCGGACCGGACGGCCAGACCAGCGCCGGGGTCGCGGCCTTCGCCTTTGACGGCACGACTCAAAAACTCGCGCTGCTGAACCGCCGCGGCGCGGGCGGCAGTGGTGGCACCACCATGCTCGCCACCGACGCCACCGGCAAAATGCTCGTCACCGTCAGCTACGGCGGCGGCTACCTTGCTTCGTTCCCGCTCGCGGCCGACGGCCGCCTCGGCGCGCGCACCTCGCTGATCGCCCACGCCGGTCCGCCGGGTCCGAACAAGGTCCGCCAGGACAAGCCGCACCCGCACTCCGTCACGATCTCGCCCGACAACCGCTTTGCCTTCATCGCCGACCTCGGGCTCGACCGGGTTTTCGCCTACCAGCTCGATCCCGCCACCGCGACCCTCACACCCCACGATCCGGCGTTCATCACGACTCCGCCCGGCACCGGCCCGCGTCACACGAAATTCTCCCGGGACGGGAGGTTCTTCTACATCCTGAACGAAATCGACGGCTCGATCAGCGTGTGCACCTACGATGCTGCGCGCGGCGCCGGCACGCCGATCCAGCACATCTCCACCCTGCCCGCCGGCTTCCAGGTCACCGACCCCGACCGCGCCGCCGAAATCCGGATCCATCCCAATGGCAGGTTCGTCTACGCGTCCAACCGCGGCCACGAGAGCATCGCGGTATTCGCTGTGCAGGCCGACGGCACGCTCAAGCTGGTCGAGATCACGCCGTGCGGCGGCAAGCATCCGCGCAACTTCGAACTCTCGCCTGACGGCCGGTGGCTCGTGTGCGCGAACATGAACAGCAACAATCTCGTCTCGTTCAAGGTGGATGCCGGCACGGGCCGGCTGACGTCCACCGGCAGCACCGTCACCGTGCCCCAGCCCGTCTGCGTGCTGTTCGCGCCCTGA
- a CDS encoding ABC transporter ATP-binding protein, with translation MNSAVPAPVSPASGTPVFHVRGLTKVYGTGTAEVRALAGVDLDLHPGELVVLLGPSGSGKTTLLNQLGGLDIPTAGELRYRDMDLTHANEEQLTRYRRESVGFVFQFYNLIPSLTARENVGLITEIASNPLAPETALGLVGLTPRLDHFPAQLSGGEQQRVAIARAIAKRPEVLLCDEPTGALDVKTGIVVLEAIQRANRELGTLTVIITHNAVMADMADRVIYFSDGRVQQERRNATRAAPSTLRW, from the coding sequence GTGAATTCCGCCGTTCCCGCCCCCGTTTCCCCGGCCTCCGGCACGCCGGTCTTTCACGTGCGCGGCTTGACCAAGGTCTACGGCACCGGCACCGCCGAGGTGCGGGCCCTGGCGGGCGTCGACCTCGACCTCCACCCCGGCGAACTCGTCGTGCTGCTCGGGCCCTCCGGCTCCGGCAAGACCACGCTGCTCAACCAGCTCGGCGGCCTCGACATCCCGACGGCCGGCGAGTTGCGTTACCGCGACATGGACCTGACCCACGCCAACGAGGAGCAGCTCACCCGTTACCGGCGCGAGTCGGTCGGCTTCGTCTTCCAGTTCTACAACCTCATCCCCAGCCTGACCGCCCGCGAGAACGTCGGCCTCATCACCGAGATCGCCTCGAACCCGCTGGCGCCCGAGACCGCCCTCGGCTTGGTCGGGCTGACGCCGCGCCTGGACCACTTCCCCGCCCAGCTGTCCGGCGGCGAACAGCAGCGCGTGGCCATCGCCCGCGCCATCGCCAAGCGCCCCGAGGTGCTGCTGTGCGACGAACCCACCGGCGCGCTCGACGTGAAGACCGGCATCGTCGTGCTCGAGGCCATCCAGCGCGCCAACCGCGAGCTCGGCACGCTCACCGTCATCATCACCCACAACGCCGTCATGGCCGACATGGCCGACCGGGTGATTTATTTTTCCGACGGACGTGTGCAACAAGAACGAAGAAATGCCACCCGCGCAGCCCCCTCCACCCTGCGCTGGTGA
- a CDS encoding thymidine kinase, translating to MSKVYFYYSAMNAGKSTVLLQSSYNYHERGMRTLLFTPAIDTRVGPGKVKSRIGLEAEALALQADEDVFAHVKAAHAAQPVACVLVDEAQFLTRKQVEQLTEIADQLRIPVLCYGLRTDFQAQLFPGSAALLALADNLIELKTICHCGRKATMNLRVGPDGRGVKEGAQVEIGGNDRYVAMCRRHYKEALA from the coding sequence ATGTCGAAGGTTTACTTCTATTACTCGGCGATGAACGCCGGCAAATCGACCGTCCTCCTCCAATCGAGCTACAACTACCACGAGCGGGGGATGCGCACCCTCCTCTTCACCCCGGCGATCGACACCCGCGTCGGCCCCGGCAAGGTCAAGTCCCGCATCGGGCTTGAGGCCGAGGCCCTGGCCCTGCAGGCCGACGAGGACGTCTTCGCCCACGTGAAGGCCGCCCACGCCGCCCAGCCCGTCGCCTGTGTGCTGGTGGACGAGGCGCAATTCCTGACGCGCAAACAGGTCGAGCAGCTGACCGAGATCGCCGACCAGCTGCGGATCCCCGTGCTGTGCTACGGCCTGCGGACGGACTTCCAGGCCCAGCTTTTCCCCGGCAGCGCCGCACTGCTGGCGCTGGCCGACAACCTGATCGAACTGAAAACCATCTGCCATTGCGGCCGCAAGGCCACGATGAACCTCCGCGTCGGGCCCGACGGCCGCGGCGTGAAGGAAGGCGCGCAGGTCGAGATCGGCGGCAACGACCGCTATGTCGCGATGTGCCGCCGCCATTACAAGGAAGCCCTCGCCTGA